From the genome of Cydia pomonella isolate Wapato2018A chromosome 1, ilCydPomo1, whole genome shotgun sequence:
TCTTCCTTCCCGCGCATAGACGAGAAGTTTGTCGCTAACGTTGACCGTGTGGCGTTCCCGCAGGCGAATCGGCCGCCGACACCAGCACGTCGTCGCCGGACCCGGGTCCGCCTTCGCCGCGCATGGCCGACGCCGGCTGCAGCACGCCGCCGCACCCGCCGCCCATGTTCGACGACGGCAGCTCACCCACGCCCACCCCGGCCTGCCACCCCACCGTCATTCGCTCAGCGCCGCCATACTCCGTCATCAAGTTTGAAGGAGCCGCCAGCTCCAACAAGTCTGACAATTCGCATGCCATTAAACACGTGGTTACGTCGCCCACGCAACACTCCTCCGTGAAGCTGGAGGGCCCGCCGCCGGAGCCTCCGCTCCCGTACAGGCCGCGGGCGCCCGCGCCACCGCCACCCGGCGTGCACTCTCCTCTCGCGCCGGGGCCCTGGCCGCCGGCCGCTTGCATCAACGGCGTCAAGCCCGAACTTATCGGTGGACATTTCCCGCCACAACCGCAGGAGCCCAAGACTGGTGGAGCGCGAGGGCCTGCGCAATGGAGAGGGGCGCCTGCCGTTATCATGGGTGAATCCGGAGGCGTACGCACAATGTTTTGGACGCTACCGGCGCCCACTCCCGGGGGTGAGACATCTGCGACACCGAGTGGGTCGCACACGCCAACACCGCCGACACCAGACCCCACTACATGCAGTGAGGAATCTGCGGCTAGGCTGCTTTTGAACCTTGGTGGCGAGTTAAGGCGGCAGCGCGGCCCGCCATTGAACATGGAACTGTTATGGGCAGGAGACGTATCACAGCTGCCTGCTCACCAACAGCTCCACGCTTTGAACCTAAGTGCGGCGGCAGGCAACACGGCTGGAGCTTCAGGCGCGCCGGCCCCAAGCCCACACTCTATGCCTCGTCCGGAGCTACGCGCCTACGCGCCTGAAGCTGAACGCGAAGAAGATGAACAGCCCATGATCTGCATGATATGCGAAGACAAAGCAACGGGTTTACATTACGGAATTATCACCTGTGAGGGATGCAAAGGCTTCTTCAAGAGAACTGTTCAGAATAGACGCGTGTACACATGCGTCGCTGATGGAGGCTGTGAAATCACAAAGGCACAAAGAAATCGATGTCAATACTGTCGGTTCAAGAAATGTATCGAACAGGGCATGGTTTTACAAGGTAAGATTAAATATTCTGAAAGTGTATTCTAGAGATTATCGACGTACCGACAAAActaattaaacttatttttcagCTGTAAGAGAAGATCGCATGCCAGGTGGTCGAAATAGCGGTGCAGTGTACAATTTGtacaaagtaaaatataaaaagcaCAAAAAGGCAAATAAAGCAGCGACAACAACAAGTCGGGCGTCGCCACCAGAAAAGCCTAAAGAGCCAATGCCACCTCTCCCACCACATCTGGTCAACGGCACCATTCTTAAGACTGCTCTCACCAATCCTAGCGAGGTAAATATAATAGTCTTAAAACTGTCCTTTATTACCAGAGTTAGCTTACATTACTTCAAATTTGCATGTTACAAACTTCCAGTAAATAACTCTACTCGTACTGTATACTATCTACTAGTCTCTTCGATTTATGGTAaactttatttgtatatcacATTTACCACTTGTAGACTCTTAAATTGGATGAGAACACTtccttttatatattatatagatgtGTTGCGTTCAGGTTGTCCACCTAAGGGCTCGATTAGAGAGCGCAGTATCATCCTCGCGGGACCGCGCGGTGCCGCTGGAAAGGGCGCTGCACATGATCCGCGCCCTCATCGACTGCGATGCCATGGAGGACATCGCCACCGTGCGCCACCTGCCCGATCTCCTGCACGACACCTCAGAAATAGGCGATAAGCTCTGCAAAATCGGGGACTCCATCGTACATAAGATGGTCGCGTGGACGAAGAAACTCCCGTTTATAATGGAGATTCCGATGGAAATACACTCCAAGCTGCTGATGGAAAAGTGGCACGAGATCTCTGTGCTGACGACGGCGGCGTTTCAGGCGATGCACGGGAAGCACGCGCACGCGCCGCCCTCCTCAGACCACGAGCACGACTTCATACAAGAGGTGAGTGTTACATTAACAGCACGATTCCCTATCATGAGGGTCTTGTTTATGCATCTGAGCCGGGTTTCAATCGGACCGGGCACCGGGTCACTTTCGCTCCAGAGACTTCCGCCGCTTGCTTGGAGTGCAGTTACGTGATCTGCATCGGCGCTTACGCAACCGCGATAGAAAGTCGCTGCCTTTGGCAGAGAACTAGCTGCACTCGACCGAGCTCGGTGCATAGTGCGCTCTATTACACCCGTAAACTAATGCAACACGTCGGACGTTTCAATAACCTTCGGCTCGATCGAACGCATAGGAATTGTATGCAATTATTTGCTTCGAAAGGTGAATAATATTACTGctagataaataagtattttttatacttcttCTATTCgtgttattaaaatattgcattttacaATAGAATATGAAGAACGTTTCATGCCGTGAGACATTACTTCCATAATAAATGACCTCAAGAACAATATATGtaatagaaaattatacaattttgcCATCAAAAACCAAGCCACAGTGGCAACGTCTCAGCCATAAAGGTGTTTCTCACTAAGTGAATACAGAAACAAATGTTCACAAGAATtgacattatctctaaaacaagaccgatttcgaAAAACGTTATAGGCTCTAAATACGggcaagaatacacctttaaaatctgtcgggtttcaCC
Proteins encoded in this window:
- the LOC133523866 gene encoding hormone receptor 4 isoform X4, with the translated sequence MTSTMGIMTLSRGPCDLDNMSLFQDLKLKRRKVDSRCSSDGESAADTSTSSPDPGPPSPRMADAGCSTPPHPPPMFDDGSSPTPTPACHPTVIRSAPPYSVIKFEGAASSNKSDNSHAIKHVVTSPTQHSSVKLEGPPPEPPLPYRPRAPAPPPPGVHSPLAPGPWPPAACINGVKPELIGGHFPPQPQEPKTGGARGPAQWRGAPAVIMGESGGVRTMFWTLPAPTPGGETSATPSGSHTPTPPTPDPTTCSEESAARLLLNLGGELRRQRGPPLNMELLWAGDVSQLPAHQQLHALNLSAAAGNTAGASGAPAPSPHSMPRPELRAYAPEAEREEDEQPMICMICEDKATGLHYGIITCEGCKGFFKRTVQNRRVYTCVADGGCEITKAQRNRCQYCRFKKCIEQGMVLQAVREDRMPGGRNSGAVYNLYKVKYKKHKKANKAATTTSRASPPEKPKEPMPPLPPHLVNGTILKTALTNPSEMCCVQVVHLRARLESAVSSSRDRAVPLERALHMIRALIDCDAMEDIATVRHLPDLLHDTSEIGDKLCKIGDSIVHKMVAWTKKLPFIMEIPMEIHSKLLMEKWHEISVLTTAAFQAMHGKHAHAPPSSDHEHDFIQEVNANLRTLQNCLTSLMGRPITLEQLRLDVGLVVEKMTQITCVFRRIQLRMEEYVCLKVYILLNQEVELEGIQERYVQVLRSYLEHAAPHHPGRLQELFARIPEIQAAANLLLESKMFYVPFVLNSAEIR
- the LOC133523866 gene encoding hormone receptor 4 isoform X1, which produces MMPDVYPKVSGPFYISRFVPTPNRRIMTLSRGPCDLDNMSLFQDLKLKRRKVDSRCSSDGESAADTSTSSPDPGPPSPRMADAGCSTPPHPPPMFDDGSSPTPTPACHPTVIRSAPPYSVIKFEGAASSNKSDNSHAIKHVVTSPTQHSSVKLEGPPPEPPLPYRPRAPAPPPPGVHSPLAPGPWPPAACINGVKPELIGGHFPPQPQEPKTGGARGPAQWRGAPAVIMGESGGVRTMFWTLPAPTPGGETSATPSGSHTPTPPTPDPTTCSEESAARLLLNLGGELRRQRGPPLNMELLWAGDVSQLPAHQQLHALNLSAAAGNTAGASGAPAPSPHSMPRPELRAYAPEAEREEDEQPMICMICEDKATGLHYGIITCEGCKGFFKRTVQNRRVYTCVADGGCEITKAQRNRCQYCRFKKCIEQGMVLQAVREDRMPGGRNSGAVYNLYKVKYKKHKKANKAATTTSRASPPEKPKEPMPPLPPHLVNGTILKTALTNPSEMCCVQVVHLRARLESAVSSSRDRAVPLERALHMIRALIDCDAMEDIATVRHLPDLLHDTSEIGDKLCKIGDSIVHKMVAWTKKLPFIMEIPMEIHSKLLMEKWHEISVLTTAAFQAMHGKHAHAPPSSDHEHDFIQEVNANLRTLQNCLTSLMGRPITLEQLRLDVGLVVEKMTQITCVFRRIQLRMEEYVCLKVYILLNQEVELEGIQERYVQVLRSYLEHAAPHHPGRLQELFARIPEIQAAANLLLESKMFYVPFVLNSAEIR
- the LOC133523866 gene encoding hormone receptor 4 isoform X2, which translates into the protein MMPDVYPKVSGPFYISRFVPTPNRRIMTLSRGPCDLDNMSLFQDLKLKRRKVDSRCSSDGESAADTSTSSPDPGPPSPRMADAGCSTPPHPPPMFDDGSSPTPTPACHPTVIRSAPPYSVIKFEGAASSNKSDNSHAIKHVVTSPTQHSSVKLEGPPPEPPLPYRPRAPAPPPPGVHSPLAPGPWPPAACINGVKPELIGGHFPPQPQEPKTGGARGPAQWRGAPAVIMGESGGVRTMFWTLPAPTPGGETSATPSGSHTPTPPTPDPTTCSEESAARLLLNLGGELRRQRGPPLNMELLWAGDVSQLPAHQQLHALNLSAAAGNTAGASGAPAPSPHSMPRPELRAYAPEAEREEDEQPMICMICEDKATGLHYGIITCEGCKGFFKRTVQNRRVYTCVADGGCEITKAQRNRCQYCRFKKCIEQGMVLQAVREDRMPGGRNSGAVYNLYKVKYKKHKKANKAATTTSRASPPEKPKEPMPPLPPHLVNGTILKTALTNPSEVVHLRARLESAVSSSRDRAVPLERALHMIRALIDCDAMEDIATVRHLPDLLHDTSEIGDKLCKIGDSIVHKMVAWTKKLPFIMEIPMEIHSKLLMEKWHEISVLTTAAFQAMHGKHAHAPPSSDHEHDFIQEVNANLRTLQNCLTSLMGRPITLEQLRLDVGLVVEKMTQITCVFRRIQLRMEEYVCLKVYILLNQEVELEGIQERYVQVLRSYLEHAAPHHPGRLQELFARIPEIQAAANLLLESKMFYVPFVLNSAEIR
- the LOC133523866 gene encoding hormone receptor 4 isoform X3: MDTHVTPGQELFAKMFYGIMTLSRGPCDLDNMSLFQDLKLKRRKVDSRCSSDGESAADTSTSSPDPGPPSPRMADAGCSTPPHPPPMFDDGSSPTPTPACHPTVIRSAPPYSVIKFEGAASSNKSDNSHAIKHVVTSPTQHSSVKLEGPPPEPPLPYRPRAPAPPPPGVHSPLAPGPWPPAACINGVKPELIGGHFPPQPQEPKTGGARGPAQWRGAPAVIMGESGGVRTMFWTLPAPTPGGETSATPSGSHTPTPPTPDPTTCSEESAARLLLNLGGELRRQRGPPLNMELLWAGDVSQLPAHQQLHALNLSAAAGNTAGASGAPAPSPHSMPRPELRAYAPEAEREEDEQPMICMICEDKATGLHYGIITCEGCKGFFKRTVQNRRVYTCVADGGCEITKAQRNRCQYCRFKKCIEQGMVLQAVREDRMPGGRNSGAVYNLYKVKYKKHKKANKAATTTSRASPPEKPKEPMPPLPPHLVNGTILKTALTNPSEMCCVQVVHLRARLESAVSSSRDRAVPLERALHMIRALIDCDAMEDIATVRHLPDLLHDTSEIGDKLCKIGDSIVHKMVAWTKKLPFIMEIPMEIHSKLLMEKWHEISVLTTAAFQAMHGKHAHAPPSSDHEHDFIQEVNANLRTLQNCLTSLMGRPITLEQLRLDVGLVVEKMTQITCVFRRIQLRMEEYVCLKVYILLNQEVELEGIQERYVQVLRSYLEHAAPHHPGRLQELFARIPEIQAAANLLLESKMFYVPFVLNSAEIR